Within the Achromobacter spanius genome, the region CTTCGGCTACAACCCCGACGTTAAAGACATCCCCAACGATGTCGCGCAAGCCAAGAAGCTGCTGGCCGAAGCGGGCTTTCCCGACGGCTTCAAGCTGACCATGCACGTGCCCAACGACCGCTACCCGCAAGGCCCGGAAACGGCCCAAGCCGTGGCGCAATTCTGGACCCGCGTGGGCGTGAAGACCCAGGTGGAAGTGGTGCCATGGGCCGTGTACTCGGGCCGCGCCAACAAGAACGAATTCGCCGTCAGCATGCTGGCGTGGGGCAACGGCACGGGTGAAGGCAGCTACGCGCTGGTCAACATCCTGGCGTCGGTCGACCCCAAGAAGGGCCTGGGCGCCTCCAACTGGGGCCACTACTCCAACCCCAAGGTGGACGCTGCCCTGGAACAGTCCACGTCGGAATTCGATGTGGCCAAGCGTGAAGCCATCCTGCGCGACTCGGTCAAGCTGGTGTCGGACGACGTCGGCATCTTCCCGCTGTTCCACTACAAGAACATCTGGGCCACCAAGAAGGGCTTGAAGGTTACGCCGATGACCAGCGACCGCACGGCCGCCATGATGGTCACCAAAGAACCCGCCGCCGCGGCCGGTAAATAAGCCATGGTGCCGACCCTGACCATCACCCCCGCGGACGCCTTGATCGACGTGCCGCGCCAGATCCGGGTGGAAAACGTTGCACCCGGCCAAACGGTCGAGATCAGCGCGCTAACCCGCCGCAACGGCGTGCTGTGGCAAGCCCACGCCGCCTACACGGCGGGCGAAGACGGCGCGGTCGACCTGACCCGCGACGCGCCTATCTCGGGCGACTACACCGGCCTGTCGCCCATGGGCCTGATCTGGTCGCAAGCCCCCGTGGACTCGCCCAGCCGCGAACACTTCAACCACCCGGTGACCGATGCTTTGGTCACCGATGTGGTTGCACGTGTGGGCGGTGCTGAAGGCGGCATGCAGGCGCAAGCCACCTTCACGCAGCGCTTGGCGCTGGACGGCGTCACGCGCCACGAGGTCCGCGAAGAAGGCCTGGTCGGCACGCTGTACCTGCCGGCAGGCAGCAAGCCCGGTTCGCACCCCGCCGTCATGATCCTGAACGGCTCGGGCGGCGGCATCAACGAACCGCGCGCGGCGCTGTATGCATCGCGCGGCTACGCCGCCTTTGCGCTGGCGTACTTCAAAGCGCCGGGCCTGTCCGACTACATCTCGAACACCCCGCTGGAATACTTCCAGACCGGCCTGCGCTGGCTGCGCAAAAAGGTTCAGCCCAAGCACGACTTCGTCGCCATCAGCGGCCAGTCGCGCGGCGGTGAACTGGTGTTGCTGCTGGGCGCAACCTTCCCCAAGGAAGTGTCCGCCGTCGTCGCCTACGTACCCGGCGCCGTCGTCCACAGCGGCCAGAACGCCTGCGACCCCAAGATCGGCCGCGAAGGCCCGACCTGGCTGCTGGGCGGCAAGCCCATCCCCCACGTCTGGGAAAACAACCGCACCGCCACCTGGGCGCCGTTTGATGAAGGCCCATCGCCGCATCGTCACGAGAAAGCCATCCTGACCGCACTGCAAGACCCCGACGCCGTCGCCCGCGCCCGCATTCGCGTGGAAGACATCGAAGGCCCAGTCATGCTGCTGTCCGGCACCGACGACGGATCATGGCCGTCCAGCCTGTATTCGAAGATGGTGCAGGACAAGCTGGTCGACGTGAAACACCCCTACCCCGTCGAATGGCTCGACTACGAGAACGGCGGCCACTCGATCCTGTTCCCGTACGTGCCCACCACCCAGCTCGTCTACGCCCACCCCGTGTCGGGCAAGATCAGCACCAGTGGCGGGAATCCGAAAGACAACGCTCGCGCCGACCAGGAATCGTGGGAAGGCGTGAAGAAGTTTCTGGACGCGGCGGTGAAAGCGCGGGCGGCTGCGGCTGCGGCTTCGGCTGCGACAGCGGCTAGTTCGACTGGCGCGGATTCCGCAAGCTCGCAGTCGGCTCCTGCCCATTCAGCAAGCACTTCCGGCGACGCCGGCTGATCAGACACCAAGGAGAACATCCCCATGGCACAACAACCCATCGTCTATGACGCCGTCAATGATCTG harbors:
- a CDS encoding acyl-CoA thioester hydrolase/BAAT C-terminal domain-containing protein, with product MVPTLTITPADALIDVPRQIRVENVAPGQTVEISALTRRNGVLWQAHAAYTAGEDGAVDLTRDAPISGDYTGLSPMGLIWSQAPVDSPSREHFNHPVTDALVTDVVARVGGAEGGMQAQATFTQRLALDGVTRHEVREEGLVGTLYLPAGSKPGSHPAVMILNGSGGGINEPRAALYASRGYAAFALAYFKAPGLSDYISNTPLEYFQTGLRWLRKKVQPKHDFVAISGQSRGGELVLLLGATFPKEVSAVVAYVPGAVVHSGQNACDPKIGREGPTWLLGGKPIPHVWENNRTATWAPFDEGPSPHRHEKAILTALQDPDAVARARIRVEDIEGPVMLLSGTDDGSWPSSLYSKMVQDKLVDVKHPYPVEWLDYENGGHSILFPYVPTTQLVYAHPVSGKISTSGGNPKDNARADQESWEGVKKFLDAAVKARAAAAAASAATAASSTGADSASSQSAPAHSASTSGDAG